TGTCTTTGTCGAACCCTTCATGATGTGATGCAGTGCCAATAACAAGGGGAATCTTTGTCTCTTGCAGATCTCCCcgttttcaccaccaccaccttaagGTGGGGAACCCCCCGGATCTTGCCGTCCCTGGTGAGATTCCCACATCTCTATAGGGATGAAGCTGTTGAGATGGGCTTGGATGGGCGTGTGATTGACGCAGCCACCATCCTGACAAATGGATACAGCTTCCTGGCAGACACCAAATTCGTCAGCATCACAGTGCCCATTGGGGCCCCAGGAGGTCTCATGGAGGTCAGTATCTGCTGTGTTTTgcaaagggctatagctcagtggcagagcgtctgaaggtcacaggttcaatccctggcatctcccctTTTGCAGAAGAAATAAACTTTTGAGAAATGggagaatttattattattattggcgcAGCCCTAGCTAATATTCTTCTAACGAAGGGAATCTGGCTGCTCTCCAAGGAAGACTTCTTTTTGCTCTTGCGCCGTTTCTTATACTTTCTGTCGCCAATAGAAAGTTTATCCTAATGTCTGGCAGAAATCTGTCCCTGCAGCTTTTTGCAAGACTATCTGCAGATGGTGAGGGGGGAGGTTAATAGActcaagggtgggtgggtgggattaatGCCAGGGTTGCTTCTAAAGAAGCTTGGGGCAGTGAAGGAAGATAGGAAGTTAGGAAAGCAGGCTTATACAGAGCTGGTACGAGGTTCCATCTAGCTTAATACTGctcccactgactggcagcatcttctCTAGCGTTTCAAACAGGAGacatttccagtcctacctgccattggggattgaatctgtggccttttacaCAAAGAGCAGATCCTCTACCACTGACCTTCAACCCTTCCTCGCCAGCCAAAGAAGATGGGGGCGGGGATCTTTCTTCCCAAGCCACTCAAGTCCTGAGAGATCTTGCATTAACATTCCCCAGAGACCTGGCTGCAAGGCTTttagcattcctcccccccccccactttttgctTCCAGAGCGACGTGATTGACAACCACTATGGCACCACCTACAGCGTAAAGCTGCTGTTGGACCGCAGGTGGCAGGGAGACGAGAGTGACCGGACACGCCACCGCAGCCTCAAGGCCATCCGCACACCGTTTGCTCCTCTTGTACCTGTGCTGGTTGACAGTAAGCTCAGGCCTTGTTGTTCCTTCCTCTAAGAGCTTGAAATATACCCCTGTCTAGGCAAGAGAAATCACATTTGCATCTGAAATCCTATTTGCGTCCTAGCAAGCTGAACGTTGGCTTAGTCCTTCTTTGCTTCCTGATCCTTTGCTTGTCCACTTTTtagtgtgtcttttaaaaaagcagcacatAAAACGAATGCACCCATCCGTACTTAATGCAGTTTTAGaggtcccctccagatgtcctttttattgtgcattcgtGATGATCCGCACTCATGACAGCGCCGGGGCGGTTATACTCGAGCCCATGTTGTTCGCACCCGCAAAAGCCTGAGGGCAGACATGATGTTTGTAAGCCCTGCTCTGAAGCCCTGTGGGGTTGTAGTCAATGTTAGCCCTACTCGgggtaaacccattgaaatgaatggctgtGGCTCAAATAGGCCCGTTAATTCCAGTGGGGCAACAAACACTACAACCCTAttggtggggtaggagagctgaaaacaaTGCCAGTATATTTCACAACGtggatgcggatggcgctgtgggttaaaccacagagcctagggcttgccgatcagaaggttggcggttcgaatccccgcaacggggtgagctcccattgctcagtccctgctcctgccagcctagcagttcgaaagcatgtcaaagtgcaagtagataaataggtaccgctcttgCGGGGAGgtgcttagtttggtcagaatcgagtgtACAGTTctagagttaacactaaatacttctggtaaaataaaaaaatttccttcagtagcaccttaaagaccaactaagtttatattttggtatgagctttcgtgtgcatgcacacttcttcagatacacacacgaaatgcacacgaaagctcataccaaaatataaacttagttggtctttaaggtgctactgaaggaatttttttattttgcttcgactcagaccaacacggctacctacctgtaactacttctGGTAattgagccaccatagctgctgtgaaaatttgtgtacCAGGGTTTATAGACTCATCTATCcctgtactatctgaaacccaaggggcacattggttgccagatgtgaatttTTTTTACAGCTCTCCTACCCTACAATATGTAGAATATTCAGGGAGGAAACCCCAATACTGAACATTGTGGTACAAAGAATgggccttggcaaggtttccaGAAtattcccagccaacatggcgccCATCCTGACTTCAACTCCTATTGGCTCTGAGGactggccatgctgatgggagtaAAACACATCTGAAGGAGCCATGTTAGCTACCATTGGTCATAGGCCCTTGCAAACTTCCATTCTCTTGAGGGAAGTGGAGCCATGGGGGACAATTttgaccagtgttagaaaccgaGATATGAAATCTAGGAggtaaatgacaccttaaacctaggttatatgggcacaacaatggaatgtctaggtgcccctttttttaaataacaagaatacaaagctgaaaatgaatgaactgcagctaaaatactgcgttcatttttcacatggtctagtccaggggtcagcaaactttttcagcagggggccggtcgactgtccctcagaccttgtgggtggccggactattttttttgggggggggggaaatgaacgaattcatatgccccacaaataacccagagatgcattttaaataaaaggacacattctactcatttaaaaacaccaggcaggccccacaaataacccagagatgcattttaaatagaaggaccttctactcatgtaaaaacatgctgattcctggaccgtccacgggccggatttagaaggcgattgggccgcatccggcccccaggccttagtttggggatccctggtctaGTCCGTCCCCTGACCACCCCTCCTGATACTATTaaaagggtctcttctccagtcttcagaaagtagctggaagtggggaggcagaaaaaggtcctcctttccttccactctgcagttttaatctgaaatctcagGCACAGCACTGCGCCCAGAGCCCAGAAACTGCTCTTGCGAATGagattccctgtcgcaaaatgcgcctaggaGAATGGGAGTTTTGAAGGCTGCTTTTGTCTCTGCCTTAGCTGACGCCATCTACTATCCAATGCACCATCTCTCTTCCAGACACAGTCGCTGAGAGAGGTTACTTTGACATCAGCCTAGGCAACTTCCTCCCAGACTTGGCGCTGGTCACCATCGCGGTTGGCGGCAAGCCCTTAACGCCCGCGGAGCTCAAAGGGCGTGGTTTCGGCCTGGGTGAAGCCCCCAACCCCAACAACACGAGGGTCTTCATCCTGCAGGTCCCTTTCACTGACTCTCTGGTGGAGCAGGAGGTAGGGGCCTAACTTGCGATCAGCTTTGAAGGACTGTTTCTGTTGCACAGGCACCTGGGGTCGGGGCGGAGTGTAGTTTTCAGAGGCCGTGATAAGAGACTAGTCCTCCTTGCTGCATAGTAGAGCTTGAGCAGGGAAATTATGGTCTTGTGAAACAGAAAGACTAGAATGTGTCTGCTTGCTGGGCTTTTGAGGCAAGGCGTAGAAGTTCTTCCATGCAGGGAAGGTAGTCAAGGACCTGTTTACATTTACTCTGGGCTCTTGTCCTTTAGCATTTTCCTTCTGAGCAATCTTGATGAAGGTAAACTTTGCCTTGGCATAGCTGCTTATTTTCTAATACCCCCACCTGTCCTCTATCCAGGAAAGCAGAATTTTAAGTACGGgatattccagccagacaaaagcccTTGGTGTGTAAGACCTGTGAAGGATGTGGCATGGGGATTGCTGAGGGCCACTTTTGGCCCCTGAGGACCCTTTTTCTAGAATATCTTATATTTCTTACTTCTCCATCACACAAGCAAACAAGAGACCTTCCCAATTGTAATTTGGCTATCCGTAACCATAGCAGGTAAAaccactatttttaaaaagaagttaaacCAACTATATTATATTTACAAGTTGGGTTATGGGCCAATGACCGGTTTAAACAAACATGTATTTGCCTGGTAGCAGAAGACATGGGGAAAGGCTGAAGTCAGTGGCGGAGTAACTGTTTTTCAtgtagaaggtccctggttcgaattctggcatctccaggtagggccctccctgaaacccttgagagctactgccagtcagtgtagacagtattgagctagatgggaccatggtgtgactcagtataaggcgaCTTCCTATGACTGAGCTGGCAAAGCCTCTCATGGCAAGGAGTTTCAGACCCTCAGAATAGCCACTGAGAGGGTCCTCTCTTGAGTTCCTGCCAAATGAGCCTTAGATGTTGGTGGGAGAGgcaatattgttatttattaaaaagaaggCTTTCTCCCAAGCAGCTTAAACCCAGGCAGGCTCCTATAGGAGAACATGGTCTTTTGAATAACCTGTTCTCAAATTGTGTTTGTAGAGCTCACAACCCACACTCTGAATCGTGTGTGGGAACTGGCCAGTAGTTGGTGAGGCTACTGTAGCAAGCAAGTCACATACAGTTGTACCTAGGTTCCCGAACGCCCTGggagttgaatgttttggctcccaaacgatcaaaaaccggaagtgattgttctggttttcgaatgttcttttggaagccgcgctttggaaatcaaacagacttctggaacggattctgtttgacttccgaggtacgaccaTACTCCCTATAAAACTAGTCCCGGTCAATATTTTGGCTGCATTGTTCTGTGCCACCTGAAGTTTCAGAACGCCCTTCGAAGGtggccccatgtagagtgcatcacagttttaaaaaatagtgtCATGCTGATAATAAGCTGGATGGAGAGAATGATGGGAGATTCAAACTCGTAACATTTGGGGTGGAGGGGCTTCCAGCTTTCATTGTGCCGTGAACGGGCCCTTCTCTTCTCTAGTACCTGTATGACAACATCAGAAGATACACCCTGCGGTTAGAGTACACATTCAACCTGGTCCCAAAGGGCAAGCCGTTCACCTACCCTGGGGTAATTGAATGCGACGTCCCTGATGTTGGTGAGTCTACTTGAGTAGGGTGGGATTGGGATATGAAGTGTCTGTCtttcaaagcattttaaaatatatatatgtgggaAGAAATGCAGTGTTGCTCAGTCAATCCAGTATGATTGCCTATCAAGTGTAAATTATATCTGTAGAGATATTCTTAGAAATCAGCAATAGTTCGGAAAGATTTGGACTGCGTACGCACCATATGTCTGAAGCACATTTCAAGCATGTGGTTTCCTCCCAAAAAGTATTTGGAACTGTAGCTCACCCTCTCCCAGAACTAcgtttcccagcacccttaaggaactacagttcccaggattttatgAGGGagcctttaaatgtatagtgacaGCCTTGTTCCCTCCTAGgaaacctttttgtttttaagtttgtgCTTATCATCTGTATGTTTTAAGTCCTTGACTTAAGAATAGGGGCCTCTGGCCTCCTCACTTTGCAGAACTGCTCTTAAGTTATTTCATGCAGGTGTGCCCAAAAAATGCACAACATAATTGCAAGCattatacagtggacgctcgggttgcgaacgtgatccatgcgggaggcacgttcgcaacctgcagtgccGCATATGCGCACGCGCAGGtcacgattcggcgcttctgtgcatgcgcaaagtgcgatttagcgattctgcgcatgcacgagcgctgaaacccggaagtaccataacctgttctggtacttctgggttcagcacagtgcgcaacccgaaaatgcgcaacctgaagcatctgtaacccaaggtatgactgtaatagattAGGGTtacccaacatggtgctctctagATTTTGGACACTCCTCGGCCGGCATGAATGATGGTCAGGAACCACGAGAGCTGGCGTTGACAGCGTGTTGAGGGCGTCCATGTTGCGTATCGCTGAAAGAGACCACAAAGATTCCTAATGAAATGTATTAAAATTAAGTCTGGAATCTCTGTGGAGAAAATTGCCTCTCTTGCAAGTAAATCTCAGTTGTTGCAAAACTGCATGTTTTGAGAGAGGATGTGCCTTGTTAACGTCTTCTGTATACGTAGCAAGATATATTTGGTGATGGTCTCTTCCTCACCCACCATTCTTCAGTTCTTCCGACCTTCGAGGGCTTCTGTGAGACGGGGAGGATTGGACTGGTAATGACCCGCGGAAACTTGGATCACTACTGGGTCCCGTACGTGGGGAATTTGCAGCTGACAAACGAATTGGCCGCATCGCAGAACTACACTGTGCAGGATGACGGCAGCTCCTACTACCTCTCAGTGCCCTTTTTGGCATCTGGCTTGGTGTACGAGGTAGGCCTGAGTTGGGGAAGGCTCCTGCCACCACTTTTGGCCTTGAGTTGACGCAGGAGCCGACCCGATCAGGTATGTGTGatgtgagtttgtgtgtgtgttgccacagGATATTTCCCTCCAAGGACTAACTGCCCGACTCGACTTCACCCTGAGGGATAACAAGACGTCGGCGACACTGATAGCGTTCCCCGTTGGTTGTATTTTCCCCACCGGAAAACTGCTTGGTAAGGAATTTGGCATGACTGTTCTGTTTTGTGTGGAGTAAGACTTGTTTGGCAACCTATTTCAACTCAAGGCGCACATTCCCTgatggaaggggtgggtgggcttgtagcaggcagggccaggggcaaaagtggagAGATTTCTTGTAGAATATGACGAACGATAATTTTGGAGACGGATCTTAGCTTGGTAGAGTATCTGCTCTGTATGCAGCTGGGGCAGGAAGCGGGGTTCTGCCCCTCAGAATGttccccagaaagctcaacaactttggctgacCCATCTCTAACCCATGCTTGGTAAAAgggtgccctgtgtgaggccagtCCTCATGTCACCTTCTCAAAGCCAGGTAAAGGAAGTgttgggctttgagaaggaggcacgaggctctggcagggtcctagagcccttcttCCTCCagcccaaagctgggcaagtgaTAACTAGGCTTTGAGGAGAagacaggaggactctaggaccctgtttgAGCCCTCACGCCTCCTCGCCAAAGCCCAACAcatactaggctttgggaagcatGTGGGAAGGCACCCGCTTGTCCGTTGTGCAGGGGAACCGGTCATGCTACCCAAAATCTGCCTCTGTGTGCAGAAGGCACCAAGGTTCAAGCCCCGACgtctccaggcagggccaggagagcctcctgcctgaaactctggggagctgctgccagtcagtgttgacaatgctaagtcagatggacccaatggtctgattcagtcaAAGGCAGCCTgctgtgttttctctttcttcctgcagTGTGCCTCCCCAATGGAACCATAATGGCCACGGTCCTCGGCCTGGACACAAAGCCAGCTTTGGACCCCAGGAAAACCCACCTACGGGACAAGAATTGTGGGCCAGTGGCTGCTGATGAGTCCAAGgccctcttctctttcccagtGGCTTCTTGCGGCACCACAAGGAGGGTAGGTAGCTCTCAGGACAGGGAGCACCCATGCTACCAGCTCCTGACAGAACTGTACAGCTTtgggcaaatgctgaagacacacttctTTACCTGGGCTGGGGACacttgagatgtgtgttttcaagaCCAACCCTATTCTTGTCACTGTAATCTGTATAAACTGCTttcaattctgaattttaaatttgtaacctgccctgggacccacTGGTGGAGGGCGAGTAATAAATTAAGTAGCAAAATAGTATTTAGTAATAATTTAGCAGTAAAAGTATTAGCAGTATTATTAATAACTGTTGGGGCAGCTTCTCTAGCACCTTCTTTGGGGCTGCTAAAGGCCTGCATTCCCCTGAGGGGTAGCAGAAGCAAAGGAGCCACAGGCCAAGGAAAACACATTGGCTCCCATTTGGCCTGCGAGGACTCTCGTCATTCTTTGTTTTGTCGAGTGGTTTTAGTGTAAACCACCTTGGCTGGCGGAAAGGTGGCATAAGAgttcaataaataaatggaagtaTTTATCTACAGTCAGGCGTGAAGAGGCCAGGgtgtaaagaggtgtgtcttcaggtgGAAGCAACATAATGAAGGGGCCACACACACCTCTGTAAGAGAGACAATTCTGCAACTGGGGGGCTGCCCCATCACAGacaatgccccctcccccaattacggagcctccccacccccttgcactGAATTTCTTCTCCACCCTTCAGTTTGACGGTAGCTACTTGGTGTATGAGAACGAAGTGACCTTCAGGAGAGAGTTGATTCCGGAAGCAAGTCCAGTTATAACAAGGGACTCCCAGTACAGGTGAGGCGGCTCTGTAGTTAAAATGTTCCAGGAGAGATGCTGTCCTTTTCTTCGTCTTCTGGTGGTGCTGGAATGGACCACATGGCTTGTGTAAGACTACAGGTCTGGCTTTTCTCTCCAGGCTGACCCTGCGCTGCCGTTACCCCCTCAATGAGGTGCTCCGGGTGTGGGCCCGCCAACTGCAGGGAGGGCAGGGAACACCTCGACCCTACGCTCTTGAAGCCAAAGGTAAGCCGGTCACTCACACTGCTGGCATCTCCTTCCCAGATCAGGCATGCATACTGCCTATCcgggagaagtttttctcccttgtAATGCAAGAACCTCGGTGGCATCCCAGCGAATGCAAATTCGTGGAGGGATGTGGCTGCCTATTTGCTACTCGCTACAAAGGCTGTGTCCGGCCTCCACTGTCAGAGTGACTCAGAAGTTCTGAAAACccgttgctgggaattgcagttgggGAGAATGTTGCTGTGCTCACATCCTGCTTTTGGGGCTTCCTGTGGGCACCTgggtggcctctgtgagaacaggatgcttggtaTATAGTATGATGAACTCACGAGCAGGATTTCAGCAATGAGCCAAGGAAGTAACTGGATTATAATACTGTGGTTATGATTTAATAGACAGAAAGGTGCGGCAGAAGAAGAGAAACAACAACGCCATGGAAAACAGGGTGGGAAGTCGACAAAAATGAAAGTTGAAATTGCTTTGATTGTAcatgttgaaacttaataaaatgtaATTGGAAAAGAGAAcaagatgcttgactagatgatGCCTTTGGCCAACTCCTAAGGGTTGAGGTACCTTCGCGCCCcccaaaatatttgagagggctgggCCTCCCCAAAACTGATggacactgccattcaaatggtgagtGTGTGCTGTATCTTGTGATTATGTGGGAGGGTGGGGCTTACCCGCCCAGgctgtcttaaccatatctggcgctctggtgccaagatccctctggcgccccctgtgagtgaggcgggcaggaggggcgcgcagggagctgagaggcgcggaggaggcagcctcaggctcgcgctccctgcgcgcctccggaaagcagcctgaagccactcaaaaactgagaggcgcggaggaggcagccccaggctcctgctccctgcGCAAAGCTCTGGAGGcatgcggggagcgcgagcctggggccaccacgctgcacctctcagctgttcaggcggccccaggccagtgCTCCctgtgcgcctccggagagctgcctgaagccgctcaacagcagaggcgcgcggaggcagacacTAGCGTTCGGCACCCCTTGcccgcccctgatggccaggcgccctggtgccttgcgccacccagcccggacCTAGGGACAGCCCTGTACCTGCCCCcacatattttattcaacttggcacccctGGACTTGAAAAGGGCCGTTTTCAGTTCCCAGAAATCTCCTCTGGAACAAAGATATAGGAAaacttttctgcctccccacttcttgAAAGCATGGCTTTTGCTCAAATATTGGTCCCATTTCTAAGGACCCCAAAGTGTTATGCTAGAACGTAATGTGGACTTAACACATCACATCTGTGGTGGTGGGTGTAGGAACAACTCTATTTTGTGTTCCTTTTGTGTAATGTTTGATTGCTTCCTAACAACTGGGGTGTGCCTGTCTTTCAGCGTATCAGCGGAAGAGGTCTGCAAATCAGATACCAGGCCGCTCGTCATCAGGTAAAGCCTCGACCATCATCTCAACCTGTGGAATGCCACTTTGACAGGAATAAGAATCTGGTCTTCACTGGCCCAGATATCACAGCAGGGACTGTGTTGCAGGAGAGGGAGGTTGGTAA
The window above is part of the Zootoca vivipara chromosome 13, rZooViv1.1, whole genome shotgun sequence genome. Proteins encoded here:
- the LOC118095093 gene encoding uncharacterized protein LOC118095093; the protein is MGFKWALKVSCVQTWDSDVSPGLEISKCCLQSFSSLNTLKFGYLAFSILLALLCMFLSQAVESIPFPPGAARTECRGRYFWIWMDKAALGQNLWHYSVFNEQRQRIPVTGHVASQCGFTSGTDLYGNPEIRVSFLACSVRNLFDQEFSLQLQVEVTSPANLTATYDVFMNCPRGAPWSPREIVCEENYMEVSVRRAVPGTASEALNEDWIAVWPVAQGAVNQVWQVAFHYQNGSLQNMMATEAHALGYGVNTTATRVLFRTPYGTQQTEVSLVEGLEVEVARATVFYKQAWMILMVDTALACPINLPVFTTTTLRWGTPRILPSLVRFPHLYRDEAVEMGLDGRVIDAATILTNGYSFLADTKFVSITVPIGAPGGLMESDVIDNHYGTTYSVKLLLDRRWQGDESDRTRHRSLKAIRTPFAPLVPVLVDNTVAERGYFDISLGNFLPDLALVTIAVGGKPLTPAELKGRGFGLGEAPNPNNTRVFILQVPFTDSLVEQEYLYDNIRRYTLRLEYTFNLVPKGKPFTYPGVIECDVPDVVLPTFEGFCETGRIGLVMTRGNLDHYWVPYVGNLQLTNELAASQNYTVQDDGSSYYLSVPFLASGLVYEDISLQGLTARLDFTLRDNKTSATLIAFPVGCIFPTGKLLVCLPNGTIMATVLGLDTKPALDPRKTHLRDKNCGPVAADESKALFSFPVASCGTTRRFDGSYLVYENEVTFRRELIPEASPVITRDSQYRLTLRCRYPLNEVLRVWARQLQGGQGTPRPYALEAKAYQRKRSANQIPGRSSSGKASTIISTCGMPL